The DNA window CCATCGGAACCCGCAGAAACCCTCGTTTGGCACACGGCTTGCGTAGGACCTGGGTAAGTTTAACCGAACCGCTTTGATAGGGGGATACACAATGAAGAAGACTGCGATCGCCGTCAGCTTCGCCGTCGTCGCTTCGACGGTCGCGGCCTCTCCGGCCCACGCGACCTGGTGGGGTGACTGGGGTGGAAGCCATAACCATAGCAAATGGTGCGGGCACACGCCGCCTCCGCCTCCGCCCCCTCCGCCGCCGCCCCCGCCGCCGCCGCCTCCCCCGCCGCCGACTTCGGTGCCGGAACCGAGCATGCTCGGCCTCTTCGGGCTGGCCGCGATCGGTGCAGGCGCCGCGCACACGCGCCGCCGTCGCCGCAAGGACGACGAATAAGCTGCGATCCCACTAGGGATTATGACCGGGGCCGGGTTCTCATGAGAGAGCCCGGCCCCGGTTGCGTTCAAGTCTGGGAATACGCTGTCGGCAATGGCGTGATGTCGATCGCTCAGCCCAGCTGGTTTTCCAGCTGGGCGAGCATCGCTTCGGCGTCCTGATTGCCGGGGAATCGCCGTACCAGACGCTGCAGACGGTTAAAGGCGAGCTCGGTCTGGCCGAGTTTGTCCAGCGCGGTGATATAAAGGAAATTGTCGGACGGCAGGTTATCGAGATCGCTCTCGATCGGCTGCAGCAGGCTGCGCACCTCTTCCCAATTCTCGCGATCTCCGGCGAGCCGCGCCCGCATGACCGTAAATTCCATGCTCCCGCCGACGCGGGGCTTCGCATCGTCGAGCAAGGCGGCAAGTTCTTCATTCCGGCCGCTCAGGCCATAGGCGCGCGCGAGGCCGTAAAGCAGTTCCAGATCGCGCGGATAGCGATCGACGCCCTCTTTCAGCTCGGCAATCGCGTCGTCGAAGCGGTCTTGCGCCACGGCGACATTGCCAACCGCGAGATACGTTCGCGACGCGTCGGGCGCGGATTTCTTGGCCATGGCGGCATAGCGCGCGGCGTCCCCGATCTCTTCGTCGCCCAAGCGAAACAGTGCGTAATCGGCATAGAGCCCGCCCTTCTCGCCCGGCCGATCGAGCCCGGCCCGCATCGTATCACGCGCCTCGTCATAATCGCCTTCGGCGATCTGGATCTGCGCCCGGAGGTGATAGGCTTTCGCGCTT is part of the Alteriqipengyuania halimionae genome and encodes:
- a CDS encoding PEP-CTERM sorting domain-containing protein, producing MKKTAIAVSFAVVASTVAASPAHATWWGDWGGSHNHSKWCGHTPPPPPPPPPPPPPPPPPPPPTSVPEPSMLGLFGLAAIGAGAAHTRRRRRKDDE
- a CDS encoding tetratricopeptide repeat protein, which gives rise to MKVRILIAASALALASCGSDAGEDLSAGQAAYDAGNFDQARTNLVAALKQDRKNPVVVELLARTYLELGDGDRAKRQLDNLAKLEDVPEDYPFLMAQAQLDRGQPELALEAIQGEESAKAYHLRAQIQIAEGDYDEARDTMRAGLDRPGEKGGLYADYALFRLGDEEIGDAARYAAMAKKSAPDASRTYLAVGNVAVAQDRFDDAIAELKEGVDRYPRDLELLYGLARAYGLSGRNEELAALLDDAKPRVGGSMEFTVMRARLAGDRENWEEVRSLLQPIESDLDNLPSDNFLYITALDKLGQTELAFNRLQRLVRRFPGNQDAEAMLAQLENQLG